The Saccharomycodes ludwigii strain NBRC 1722 chromosome II, whole genome shotgun sequence genome window below encodes:
- the DSE1 gene encoding Dse1p (similar to Saccharomyces cerevisiae YER124C | DSE1 | Daughter Specific Expression) yields MTESTFFKKKIQSEYWNNQIIDSGSDEHAEVTSLSTDNDTGTILVSTSSNVENLKIFQTTDKTSESEQEQEKTTILRTLQKITVPGEPISTSELVTCNQDNTFITCAVGHQNGRLNIIKTDNKNYTKIIKHYNYSKYFFSTKTSHQNKYIIKKIQNWNNGQGVCSSINEAIAISDLNSKSSTPLYFNSFEGLESFAINPVHSTLLCLTWEKVIGLLDLREDEYFTPSSSLTKSSSNNDNITPNTASHFSSSYNYVRPCCWLNEYSVATVDKAPNVVNIWDIRKINGKLMELHHADKDMIQDLKYSPRDNFLYTSDMIHGTVVAWELLTNGAGTHDTNAVLKCTTSGNNSDIYSRQCGNVILDHYRSNTEINNKPVHNGNNMIGLVNNSLLTLDNNKELGIHKICNIMKPLLSVNAKSIKFRNRESKNNNTSNSDSISLCTSIDSQRNCKLRDEHNCSIYSMTDPEELEILKNINGVSWSNDEDHEVSDFKTGDLEYTYI; encoded by the coding sequence ATGACTGAAAGCAcgtttttcaaaaaaaaaatccaaaGTGAATATTGGaataatcaaataataGACTCTGGAAGTGATGAGCATGCAGAAGTTACATCATTAAGTACCGATAATGACACAGGGACTATTTTGGTTTCAACTTCATCCAATgtagaaaatttaaaaatatttcaaacaACAGATAAAACAAGTGAGTCGGAGCAAGAGCAAGAAAAAACTACCATTTTAAGGAcactacaaaaaataactgTACCTGGTGAACCAATTAGTACAAGTGAATTAGTAACCTGTAATCAAGACAACACTTTCATAACTTGTGCCGTTGGACATCAGAATGGCcgtttaaatattataaaaactgacaataaaaattacaccaaaataattaagcattataattattcgaaatattttttttcaacaaaaacCAGTCaccaaaacaaatatataattaaaaagatcCAAAATTGGAATAATGGTCAAGGAGTTTGCAGCTCTATCAACGAGGCCATTGCAATTTCGGACCTTAACAGTAAAAGTAGCACtcctttatattttaattcatttGAAGGTTTGGAATCATTTGCTATTAATCCCGTACATTCAACGTTGTTATGTTTGACATGGGAAAAAGTTATTGGATTGTTAGATTTACGTGAAGATGAATATTTCACACCAAGCTCAAGTTTAACAAAATCCTCAAGCAATAACGATAATATTACTCCAAACACTGCCTCGCATTTTTCCAGCTCTTACAACTATGTTAGACCTTGTTGTTGGTTAAATGAGTACAGCGTTGCTACGGTGGATAAAGCTCCGAATGTGGTTAATATTTGGGATATCAGAAAAATTAACGGGAAATTAATGGAACTGCATCATGCTGATAAAGACATGATACAGGATTTGAAATATTCCCCAAGGgacaattttttatatactaGTGACATGATTCATGGTACCGTGGTTGCATGGGAGTTACTAACAAATGGCGCTGGTACCCACGATACTAACGCCGTTTTGAAATGCACAACAAGCGGAAACAATTcagatatatatagtaGGCAGTGCGGGAATGTGATTCTAGATCATTATAGAAGCAACACTGAGATCAACAACAAACCGGTACATAATGGGAACAATATGATTGGATTAGTTAACAATTCATTATTAACGttggataataataaagaattagGTATTCATAAAATCTGTAACATTATGAAACCTTTATTATCAGTTAATGCAAAGAGtattaaatttagaaatagggaaagtaaaaataataatacaagtAATAGTGACTCAATAAGTTTATGTACTTCTATTGACTCACAACGCAATTGCAAACTAAGGGATGAACATAATTGTTCAATATATTCAATGACAGATCCAGAAGAGCTTGAAATACTTAAAAACATTAACGGCGTAAGCTGGAGTAATGATGAAGATCATGAAGTGTCTGATTTTAAGACTGGTGATTTAGAATATACGTATATATGA
- a CDS encoding beta-glucosidase H: MSFPKKNTFDVEEILKQLTLQEKVELLSAVDFWHTSKIPRLGIDWQIRVSDGPNGIRGTRFFDSVPSACFPNGTGLASSFNSDLLEKAGKLMAVEARHKNAHIILGPTTNIQRGPLGGRGFESFSEDPYLSGIATASIVKGIQADGDIGATVKHFVCNDLEHERFSSNSIVSQRALREIYLEPFRLAIKLANPACIMTAYNKVNGTHCSENESLISNILRKEWAWNGLVMSDWFGTYSTVESLKNGLDIEFPGPSKFRQWPIVKHLLQSKEGDLSEEDHINERCRHVLSLMKFVKQNNLDVHGYSTTEDALNNTKETSSLLRELGAETIVLLKNNNNILPLSAEKDSIAVIGPNATAFNTYSGGGSASLNPYYVVTPLQGIQSKLGGSKKVAYTIGCHAHKALSGLLEVLTNDLDPSKNGSKASFYLKSAQDRKVAKEVPIDTKIVNKSFVTLFDYDNQKINPKTKEFYIDFEGYLTPKETGDYQFGVQVFGTALLYIDDKLVIDNKTTQTKGTFCFSSGTIEETAIVYLEAGKKYKITVEYGSGFTSKIATDFGGGGLQVGFTKVIDAQEEIAKAVELAKSHDKVVLCIGLNSEWESEGYDRTDMSLPRKTDDLVSAVLKANPNTVVINQSGTPVEMPWIADCNAFIQAWYGGNELGNSIADVLFGDVVPSGKLSLSWPKKNEDNPAYLNFHTEMGRVLYGEDIFVGYRYYDKLQRTVLFPFGYGLSYTTFEFEHLEVSPLFDEGKLNVACTVSNTGDYAGKEVVQLYVGAATCGNVTKPVKELKGFKKVFIEKGSSVKVGFELSIRHITSYFDEFKGRWCSESGDYRVFVGRSSDELPLFGKFTVKETTYWTGL, encoded by the coding sequence ATGTCTTtccctaaaaaaaataccttTGATGTTGAAGAAATCTTAAAACAATTGACTCTCCAAGAAAAAGTAGAGCTGTTATCCGCTGTTGATTTTTGGCATACAAGTAAAATACCACGCTTGGGCATTGATTGGCAGATACGTGTAAGTGACGGTCCCAATGGGATTAGGGGTACTCGATTTTTTGATTCTGTACCAAGTGCTTGTTTCCCAAACGGTACTGGTTTAGCTTCATCCTTTAATTCAGATCTACTAGAAAAAGCCGGTAAATTAATGGCTGTTGAAGCCAGACATAAGAATGCGCATATCATTTTAGGCCCCACAACAAATATCCAAAGGGGTCCTTTGGGCGGGCGTGGTTTTGAAAGTTTTAGTGAAGATCCATATTTAAGTGGTATCGCTACTGCTTCCATTGTCAAGGGAATCCAAGCTGACGGTGATATTGGTGCCACTGTAAAACATTTTGTTTGTAATGACTTGGAGCATGAAAGATTTAGTTCCAACTCAATTGTCTCTCAAAGAGCTTTAAGAGAAATTTATTTGGAACCCTTTAGATTAGCCATTAAATTGGCCAATCCAGCTTGTATTATGACTGCTtataataaagttaatGGTACACATTGTTCTGAAAATGAAAGTTTAATTTCTAACATCTTAAGAAAAGAATGGGCTTGGAATGGTTTGGTTATGAGTGATTGGTTTGGTACATATTCCACAGTTGAAAGCTTAAAAAATGGACTAGATATCGAGTTCCCAGGACCCTCTAAATTTAGACAATGGCCCATTGTCAAACACCTTTTGCAAAGTAAAGAGGGGGACTTGAGTGAAGAAGACCATATCAACGAACGTTGCCGTCATGTTTTGAGTTTAATGAAGTTTgtcaaacaaaataatttggaTGTCCATGGCTATTCAACAACTGAAGATGCTTTAAATAACACTAAGGAAACGAGTTCTTTACTAAGAGAGCTTGGTGCTGAAACtattgttttattgaaaaacaacaataatattttgccATTGTCCGCCGAAAAAGATTCTATTGCTGTTATAGGTCCTAACGCCACTGCCTTTAATACTTATTCTGGTGGTGGTTCTGCTTCATTAAATCCCTACTATGTTGTTACTCCATTACAAGGTATCCAATCAAAGTTGGGTGGGAGTAAGAAAGTGGCCTATACTATTGGTTGTCATGCGCATAAGGCTTTGAGTGGGTTATTAGAAGTCCTAACTAACGATTTGGATCCCTCCAAGAACGGTTCCAAGGCCTCCTTCTATCTAAAAAGTGCTCAAGATAGAAAAGTTGCCAAGGAAGTGCCAATTGATActaaaattgttaataaaTCGTTTGTCACTTTATTTGATTATGacaatcaaaaaattaacccTAAAACTAAAGAATTTTATATTGATTTTGAAGGTTATTTAACCCCCAAAGAAACTGGTGATTATCAATTTGGTGTCCAGGTTTTTGGTACAGCTTTGTTATATATTGATGACAAATTGGTTATAGATAATAAGACTACTCAAACAAAAGGtactttttgttttagtaGCGGAACCATTGAGGAGACGGCTATTGTTTACCTAGAAGCTGGTAAGAAATACAAAATTACAGTTGAATATGGATCCGGTTTTACATCTAAGATTGCTACTGACTTTGGTGGCGGTGGCTTACAAGTTGGTTTTACTAAAGTTATTGATGCCCAAGAAGAAATTGCTAAAGCAGTTGAGTTGGCTAAGTCTCATGACAAAGTTGTTCTATGCATTGGCTTGAACAGTGAGTGGGAAAGTGAGGGTTATGATCGTACTGATATGTCTTTGCCACGTAAAACTGATGATTTGGTTTCTGCTGTTTTAAAAGCTAACCCAAATACTGTTGTTATCAATCAAAGTGGAACTCCAGTAGAAATGCCCTGGATTGCCGACTGTAATGCCTTCATCCAAGCTTGGTATGGTGGCAATGAGTTGGGTAACTCCATTGCTGATGTTTTGTTCGGTGATGTAGTTCCAAGTGGTAAGTTGTCGTTAAGTTGgcccaaaaaaaatgaggaTAATCCAGCCTATTTGAACTTCCACACTGAAATGGGCAGAGTTTTATACGGAGaagatatttttgttggttATAGATATTATGACAAGTTGCAAAGAACTGTTTTATTCCCATTTGGCTATGGTTTATCTTATACAACTTTTGAGTTTGAACATTTGGAAGTCTCACCTTTGTTCGATGAAGGTAAGTTGAATGTAGCATGTACAGTTAGCAACACTGGTGATTATGCTGGTAAGGAAGTTGTTCAGCTCTATGTTGGGGCTGCCACCTGTGGTAATGTTACAAAACCAGTTAAAGAATTGAAAGGTTTCAAGAAGGTGTTTATTGAAAAGGGTTCTAGTGTTAAAGTTGGATTTGAGTTATCTATTAGGCATATTACTTCTTATTTTGATGAATTTAAGGGTAGATGGTGTAGTGAAAGTGGTGACTATAGAGTATTTGTAGGTCGTAGTAGTGACGAGCTTCCATTGTTTGGTAAATTTACAGTTAAGGAAACAACATATTGGACCGGTTTGTGA
- a CDS encoding uncharacterized protein (similar to Saccharomyces cerevisiae YHR096C | HXT5 | HeXose Transporter (paralog of YDR345C | HXT3)) produces the protein MVGLFKSKSIQKEQPVITTSTDGASSSSTPSHENVNEMTVMQQGEDTEKNVSGLTVEDVIPDFDGKKWYQLAHIRSLCFTIFVISLTSCNNGYDGSLLNSLYTEDQFNNAIGNVSGAVLGSMSNGFAFGCLITFLITPYLVDTYGRRATLYIGDIIMIIGTILQACSGAWIHGLPSNYKKKDVFGMLLASRIILGIGSGVASVAAPSLISEISFPTHRQTVTTYYNSSWYLGAIVSAWVSFGCKNLQHHWDWRVPGIIQGFFPLLQLCLLPFFVPESPRFLVAKNKSMLAREILNKYHAGGYEGADELIDYEMTEIQLAIQQEKLASSSSYAEFYKTKANLRRLWIIVWLAIFMQLSGNGLVSYYLGKVLTSIGIKSTNEQLIVNGGLMIYNWGVCVIQSFLIVNRLKRRLTFNISVGGMLFCFTIWTILSAINQKRDFQDKSLGQGVLAMIFFYYFFYNFGLNGMPFTYVTEILPFTLRGKGMNIFTLVQYGVMLYNGFVNPIAMDAIEWKYYIVYCCILAVEFLVCFTTFVETSGRTLEEVAEVFGDGIQDLNNISGLAVMEEDKIKPNDETEFQEYV, from the coding sequence atgGTTGGTCTATTTAAATCCAAGTCTATTCAAAAAGAACAGCCAGTCATCACAACTTCAACAGATGGTGCTTCATCGTCCTCTACTCCATCTCATGAAAACGTAAATGAAATGACAGTAATGCAACAAGGAGAGGatacagaaaaaaatgtgtcAGGTTTAACTGTTGAAGATGTTATTCCTGATTTTGACGGTAAGAAATGGTATCAATTAGCTCATATTCGTTCTCTAtgttttacaatttttgtGATATCATTAACTTCATGTAATAATGGGTATGATGGTAGTTTATTAAACTCTTTGTATACTGAAGATCAGTTTAACAATGCTATTGGAAATGTGTCTGGCGCTGTTTTGGGTAGTATGAGCAACGGGTTTGCTTTTGGTTGTTTAATTACTTTTCTTATTACGCCGTATTTAGTTGACACTTATGGCCGTAGAGCTACCTTATATATCGgagatattattatgattattggTACCATTTTACAAGCTTGTTCGGGTGCGTGGATTCATGGATTGCCTTCTAAttataagaaaaaagatgtCTTTGGAATGTTGTTAGCCTCAAGAATTATTTTGGGTATAGGCTCCGGTGTTGCAAGTGTTGCTGCTCCCTCCTTAATCAGTGAGATTTCCTTTCCAACTCATAGACAAACAGTGACCACCTATTATAATAGCAGTTGGTATTTGGGTGCTATTGTTTCTGCTTGGGTATCATTTGGCTGCAAGAATTTGCAACATCATTGGGATTGGAGAGTACCTGGTATTATCCAAGGGTTTTTCCCGTTACTTCAATTGTGtttattaccattttttGTTCCTGAATCACCAAGATTTTTGGTTGCCAAGAATAAATCAATGCTGGCTAGAGAAATCTTGAATAAGTATCATGCTGGTGGTTACGAAGGTGCTGATGAACTAATTGATTATGAAATGACTGAAATTCAATTGGCTATCCAACAAGAAAAACTTGCATCTTCTTCCAGCTACGCTGAATTTTACAAAACCAAAGCCAATTTGAGAAGATTGTGGATTATTGTTTGGTTGGCTATTTTTATGCAATTGAGCGGTAATGGGTTAGTCTCTTACTACTTGGGAAAAGTTTTAACTTCCATTGGTATCAAATCTACCAATGAACAATTGATTGTTAACGGTGGCTTAATGATTTACAACTGGGGTGTTTGTGTCATCCAATCGTTTCTAATTGTCAATAGATTAAAGAGAAGATTAACATTTAACATTTCTGTAGGTGGCATGTTGTTTTGCTTTACCATCTGGACAATTTTATCTGCTATTAATCAAAAACGTGACTTTCAAGATAAGAGTTTGGGACAAGGTGTTTTGGctatgatatttttttactattttttttacaattttgGTTTAAATGGTATGCCATTTACTTATGTAACTGAAATTTTACCATTTACTTTAAGAGGCAAGGGTATGAATATTTTCACTTTAGTACAATACGGAGTGATGTTATATAATGGATTTGTCAATCCAATTGCCATGGATGCTATAGAATGGAAATATTACATTGTATATTGCTGTATTTTAGCTGTTGAATTTCTAGTGTGCTTCACAACTTTTGTTGAAACTAGTGGTCGTACATTGGAAGAAGTGGCCGAAGTTTTCGGTGATGGTATTCAAGATTTGAACAATATTAGTGGACTTGCCGTTATGGAGGAGGATAAAATAAAGCCAAATGATGAAACTGAATTCCAGGAATAtgtttaa
- a CDS encoding uncharacterized protein (similar to Saccharomyces cerevisiae YGL176C | putative protein of unknown function): MSNKLPIEIPGFFYDPEKKKYFKITSSNNPDVLPISSITKNTVRGNKYTSNNIKANEILKKELKARQRIATIKKIQCLQLENDLQIYSKYSKYGQQKTIIANLLNCKLHVFSIKYDTRIIKNVQNIFRVDADSILAVCEHGSFLLKNQNTYCFSSEMFENFNYSSGNENIQIFQDSINNDLLIVNSDTKKLIIIDYSLRKIIVSNDAGLKKELLNSNRTIHQFARYTDDFGKPFYLISSGGRLSGVNNEGVLEGHAILSNKSDILAFAKRNYVAKGDPGQHFWNKYMLCGFRNGNVKLVELSKDIGHPLQPKKVLNQITLVSSNNRLENIIDIYLYSPDSTDYCCNKNKYAFIFSAQSFGLYQLCDIDPNYTHMATGDINARFKNTSSFDKKRKFPQLIEKIDFINIFQESAIIPTATTLIFRKYQKFLIYGKKNTPFKNFQIYLLDELLLANSDLPHKLYPIATLDEFIKSHCIEETSELISNVLVNNLVCEIYIINVILVILSTNVKTKELTKVYLSPGLIDKHTKLLDV; this comes from the coding sequence atgagtAACAAGTTACCTATAGAAATACcaggttttttttatgatcctgaaaaaaaaaagtacttTAAAATAACAAGTAGTAATAACCCTGATGTTTTACCAATAAGCAGCATAACCAAGAATACAGTCCGTGGTAACAAATACACCTCTAATAACATCAAAGCTAatgaaattttgaaaaaagaattaaaggCACGCCAAAGAATAGctacaattaaaaaaatacaatgtTTGCAACTAGAAAATGATCttcaaatatattcaaaatattcaaaatatgGTCAACAAAAGACAATTATTGCgaatcttttaaattgtaAACTTCACGTTTTCTCAATCAAATACGACACTagaattataaaaaatgtgCAAAACATATTTAGAGTTGATGCTGATTCCATATTGGCTGTTTGTGAGCATggttcatttttattaaaaaaccaaaacacgtattgtttttcttcagaaatgtttgaaaattttaactATTCCTCAGGTAACgaaaatattcaaattttcCAAGATTCTATCAACAATGATCTTTTAATAGTTAATTCTGATAccaagaaattaattattattgattatTCATTACGCAAAATAATTGTTTCCAACGATGCAGGcctaaaaaaagagttatTGAATTCAAACAGAACTATCCATCAATTTGCACGTTATACGGACGATTTCGGTAaacctttttatttgatttcaAGCGGCGGACGTCTTTCTGGCGTTAACAACGAAGGTGTATTGGAAGGGCATGCAATATTGTCAAATAAGAGCGATATATTAGCATTTGCCAAAAGGAATTATGTTGCGAAAGGGGACCCAGGACAACATTTTtggaataaatatatgttgTGTGGGTTTCGAAATGGCAACGTGAAACTAGTGGAATTATCAAAGGACATTGGTCATCCGCTACAACCAAAGAAGGTGTTAAACCAAATTACGTTGGTGTCTAGTAATAACAGacttgaaaatattatagatatttatttatattcgCCAGATTCTACCGACTATtgttgtaataaaaataaatatgcttttattttttcagcTCAGAGTTTCGGGCTATATCAGCTGTGTGACATCGATCCCAATTATACACATATGGCTACCGGAGATATTAACGCCAGGTTTAAAAACACATCTagttttgataaaaaaagaaaatttccTCAATtgatagaaaaaatagactttattaatattttccaagAGAGTGCAATTATACCCACAGCGACTACTTTAATCTTCCggaaatatcaaaaatttcTAATCtatgggaaaaaaaatacaccttttaaaaatttccaGATATATTTGTTGGACGAATTATTACTTGCCAATTCGGACCTTCCTCATAAACTTTACCCTATAGCAACACTTGACGAATTTATTAAGTCGCATTGCATTGAAGAAACTAGTGAACTTATATCAAATGTATTGGTAAATAATTTAGTTTGTGagatttatattataaacgTTATACTGGTGATATTGTCAACAAATGTTAAAACTAAAGAACTAACAAAGGTATATTTAAGTCCTGGTTTGATAGATAAGCATACCAAACTCCTTGATGTATAA
- the RSP5 gene encoding NEDD4 family E3 ubiquitin-protein ligase (similar to Saccharomyces cerevisiae YER125W | RSP5 | Reverses Spt- Phenotype): MTTISAKLVCAESLYKRDVFRFPDPFAVLTIDGSQTKSTSAAKKTLNPYWNESFKFVNVNENSILTIQVFDQKKFKKKDQGFLGVVNVRIGDVLGHLDEDLNNNEHQETITRDLKKSNDGAVVSGRLIISLSKLNGNASNSSSSATRHSSATNNTTPGRNNTVRSNGSNTNTSNRGHNSTSTNSHTRSTSSSASATTSNNISSAAATGASTSNGSRSADSQRQYSSFEDQYGRLPPGWERRTDNFGRTYYVDHNTRTTTWKRPAMEQVSAGTSSSTNGNSSTESDARRQQYRGRSLPGNSEHGSGNATPTTPTTTGNASSAGNTNAAAMAATGGTTSGLGELPPGWEQRYTPEGRAYFVDHNTRTTTWVDPRRQQYIRTYGPTNNSIQQQPVSQLGPLPSGWEMRLTNTARVYFVDHNTKTTTWDDPRLPSSLDQNVPQYKRDFRRKVIYFRSQPALRILPGQCHIKVRRKNIFEDAYQEIMRQTPEDLKKRLMIKFDGEEGLDYGGVSREFFFLLSHEMFNPIYCLFEYSSHDNYTIQINPNSGINPEHLNYFKFIGRVVGLGVFHRRFLDAFFVAAFYKMMLRKKVVLQDMEGVDNEVYNSLKWILENPIEGILDLTFSVDDDRFGEIVTIDLKADGRDVEVTDENKKEYVELFTQWKICDRIKEQLKAFMDGFNEIIPEDLVTVFDERELELLIGGIAEIDVDDWKKHTDYRGYQESDQTIQWFWKIVSEWDNEQKARLLQFTTGTSRIPVNGFKDLQGSDGPRRFTIEKAGEIDQLPKSHTCFNRVDLPSYDNYESMKQKLTIAVEETIGFGQE; this comes from the coding sequence atgaccACCATATCAGCCAAATTAGTATGTGCTGAGTCATTATATAAAAGGGATGTTTTCAGATTTCCAGATCCATTTGCAGTCTTGACTATTGATGGTTCACAAACTAAGTCCACCAGTGCCGCTAAGAAAACTTTAAATCCATACTGGAATGAGTCTTTTAAATTCGTTAATGTTAATGAAAACTCTATTTTAACCATTCAAGTATTTGACcaaaagaaatttaaaaagaaagatcAAGGCTTTTTGGGCGTAGTTAATGTTCGTATAGGGGATGTACTGGGTCATTTAGACGAAGACTTGAACAATAATGAACATCAAGAAACTATTACTAGGGACTTGAAAAAGTCTAATGATGGTGCAGTTGTATCCGGTAGATTAATTATTTCTCTATCCAAACTCAACGGTAACGCGAGCAATAGTAGTAGCAGTGCGACACGCCATTCTTCTGCTACCAACAACACTACTCCTGGTAGAAATAATACCGTACGTTCTAATGGTTCAAACACTAATACTTCTAATAGAGGTCATAATAGCACGAGTACAAATAGCCATACCCGTTCTACGTCAAGTAGTGCCTCGGCAACAACCAGTAATAACATCTCATCTGCAGCAGCTACTGGTGCATCTACTTCAAATGGATCCCGGTCTGCTGACTCTCAAAGACAATATTCATCTTTTGAGGACCAGTATGGCCGTTTACCACCAGGATGGGAGAGAAGAACAGATAATTTTGGCCGTACCTACTATGTTGATCACAATACAAGAACAACAACTTGGAAAAGACCTGCTATGGAGCAGGTGAGCGCTGGTACTTCTTCCAGCACTAATGGCAACAGTAGTACAGAGTCTGACGCTAGAAGACAGCAATATAGAGGTAGAAGCTTGCCAGGCAATTCGGAGCACGGATCTGGCAATGCTACTCCCACTACCCCCACTACTACAGGTAATGCCTCATCTGCTGGCAATACGAATGCTGCTGCTATGGCAGCTACTGGTGGTACTACTAGTGGCTTGGGTGAATTACCTCCCGGTTGGGAACAAAGATATACTCCAGAGGGGAGAGCATATTTTGTAGATCATAACACTAGGACTACTACTTGGGTTGATCCTAGAAGACAGCAATATATTCGTACTTATGGGCctactaataattctaTTCAGCAACAGCCTGTTTCTCAATTAGGCCCATTACCATCAGGCTGGGAAATGAGATTAACGAATACTGCAAGAGTTTATTTCGTCGACCACAATACTAAAACTACGACATGGGATGATCCAAGATTACCATCATCTTTGGATCAAAATGTTCCTCAATATAAGCGTGATTTTAGACGtaaagttatttattttagatCGCAACCTGCATTAAGGATATTGCCCGGACAATGTCACATTAAAGTTcgtagaaaaaatatttttgaagatGCCTACCAAGAGATTATGAGACAAACGCCTGaagatttgaaaaagagATTGATGATCAAATTCGATGGTGAAGAGGGTCTAGATTATGGTGGTGTTTCCAGggaatttttctttttattatcgcATGAAATGTTTAACCCAATCTACTGTTTGTTCGAGTATTCCTCCCATGATAATTACACCATTCAAATTAATCCTAACAGTGGTATTAACCCTGAGCATTTGaattatttcaaatttattgGTAGAGTCGTTGGTTTAGGTGTTTTCCACAGGAGATTTCTGGATgcattttttgttgctgCATTCTACAAGATGATGCTAAGGAAGAAAGTTGTACTACAAGATATGGAAGGTGTGGATAACGAAGTTTACAACAGTTTAAAGTGGATTTTAGAAAATCCTATTGAAGGCATTTTAGATTTGACTTTTAGTGTTGATGATGACAGGTTTGGGGAAATTGTCACTATTGATTTGAAAGCAGACGGAAGAGATGTCGAAGTAACagatgaaaacaaaaaggaaTATGTTGAACTATTTACACAGTGGAAGATTTGTGATAGAATTAAAGAACAATTGAAGGCCTTTATGGATGGGTTTAATGAGATCATACCTGAAGATTTAGTTACTGTTTTTGATGAGCGTGAATTGGAATTATTGATTGGTGGTATAGCAGAAATCGATGTTGATGATTGGAAGAAGCATACTGATTATCGTGGATACCAAGAGTCAGATCAAACCATTCAATGGTTCTGGAAGATTGTTTCTGAGTGGGATAATGAACAAAAAGCACGTCTATTGCAATTCACTACGGGTACATCGAGGATACCAGTTAATGGTTTTAAGGATTTACAAGGTTCTGATGGACCAAGAAGATTTACTATTGAAAAAGCTGGTGAGATTGACCAACTACCAAAATCGCATACTTGCTTTAACAGAGTAGATCTACCATCGTATGATAATTATGAGTCTATGAAACAAAAGTTGACTATTGCTGTGGAAGAAACTATTGGTTTTGGTCAAGAATGA